Proteins encoded by one window of Bradyrhizobium sp. B097:
- a CDS encoding anti-sigma factor translates to MAYSEDHIALAAEYALGTLDADERAQVETMMAVDTGFAALVQAWEFRLGPLNQMVGLVEPRPVVWENIKAAIGHAGAPQAPLVLPETPAATVTPPPITDDPGFGSAFDPEPAQPSEIPQPAEIRRPAIQPRFGVNDSTNMIALAGRVKRWRGIASAATAIAAALLVTLGLQIYRPDALPNAIRPKPRIQTVEVKTPAPALAPSAQYVALLQGQNGGPAFIMTIDGATKNFTVRKVGAPSEPGKSFELWLISDKLPQPRSLGVIGADDFTARPVLSGYDPDVINGATYAVTVEQAGGSPNGQPTSAPIFTGKLIETVPPASNAPR, encoded by the coding sequence ATGGCCTATAGCGAAGACCATATCGCGCTCGCCGCGGAATATGCGCTCGGTACGCTCGATGCCGATGAGCGCGCGCAGGTCGAGACCATGATGGCCGTCGACACCGGGTTCGCCGCGCTCGTGCAGGCCTGGGAGTTCAGGCTCGGGCCGCTGAACCAGATGGTCGGCCTGGTCGAGCCGCGCCCGGTGGTCTGGGAGAACATCAAGGCGGCGATCGGCCATGCCGGCGCACCGCAGGCGCCGCTGGTATTGCCCGAGACGCCGGCCGCGACGGTGACACCGCCGCCGATCACCGACGATCCTGGATTCGGCTCGGCGTTCGATCCGGAGCCTGCTCAGCCATCAGAAATCCCACAGCCGGCCGAGATTCGGCGGCCAGCAATCCAGCCACGTTTTGGCGTCAACGACAGCACCAACATGATCGCGCTTGCGGGCCGCGTGAAGCGCTGGCGCGGCATCGCCTCGGCCGCGACCGCGATCGCGGCCGCGCTGCTGGTGACGCTCGGCCTGCAGATTTACCGGCCCGACGCGTTGCCGAATGCGATCCGTCCGAAGCCGCGCATCCAGACCGTGGAAGTGAAGACGCCGGCGCCGGCGCTCGCGCCTTCGGCGCAGTATGTCGCGCTGTTGCAGGGACAGAATGGCGGGCCGGCCTTCATCATGACCATCGACGGCGCGACCAAGAATTTCACCGTGCGCAAGGTCGGCGCTCCGTCCGAGCCGGGCAAGAGCTTTGAGCTCTGGCTGATCTCCGACAAGCTGCCGCAGCCGCGCTCGCTCGGCGTGATCGGCGCTGATGATTTCACCGCGCGCCCGGTGCTGTCGGGCTACGATCCCGACGTGATCAACGGCGCCACCTACGCGGTGACGGTCGAGCAGGCCGGCGGCTCGCCGAATGGCCAGCCGACCTCGGCGCCGATCTTCACCGGCAAGCTGATCGAGACCGTGCCGCCCGCGTCGAACGCGCCGCGTTAG